A single region of the Raphanus sativus cultivar WK10039 chromosome 1, ASM80110v3, whole genome shotgun sequence genome encodes:
- the LOC130509714 gene encoding methylsterol monooxygenase 2-2-like codes for MASLVESGWQYLVTHFSDFQLACIGSFLLHESVFFLSGLPFIYLERQGFLTKYKIQAKNNTPAAQEKCITRLLLYHFCVNLPLMMASYPVFRAMGMRSSFPLPSWKEVSAQILFYFIIEDFVFYWGHRILHTKWLYKTVHSVHHEYATPFGLTSEYAHPAEILFLGFATIVGPALTGPHLITLWLWMVLRVLETVEAHCGYHFPWSLSNFLPLYGGSDFHDYHHRLLYTKSGNYSSTFVYMDWIFGTDKGYRRLKSLKENSDLKQT; via the exons TACCTTGTGACACATTTTAGCGACTTTCAACTGGCCTGCATCGGGAGTTTTCTCCTCCATGAAAGCGTCTTCTTCTTATCTGGCCTCCCTTTCATTTATCTAGAAAGGCAAGGCTTTCTCACCAAGTACAAGATTCAG GCAAAAAATAACACACCTGCAGCTCAAGAAAAATGTATAACTCGCTTGTTGCTTTATCATTTCTGCGTAAACTTGCCTCTGATGATGGCCTCCTATCCTGTCTTCAGAGCCATGGGAATGCGAAGCAGTTTTCCTCTACCCTCCTG GAAAGAAGTGTCTGCCCAGATATTATTCTACTTCATCATTGAggattttgttttctattggGGTCATCGGATCTTGCATACAAAATGGCTGTACAAGACCGTGCACAGTGTTCATCATGA ATATGCCACACCATTTGGTTTGACATCGGAATATGCTCACCCCGCTGAGATTCTGTTCCTGGGATTTGCTACCATAGTCGGGCCAGCTCTCACCGGCCCCCACCTAATTACTCTCTGGTTATGGATGGTGCTGAGAGTGCTTGAGACAGTTGAGGCACATTGTGGTTATCATTTCCCTTGGAGCCTCTCAAATTTTCTTCCTCTATATGGAGG TTCTGACTTCCATGACTACCATCACCGCCTCCTCTACACAAAATCTGGAAATTACTCCTCAACTTTTGTGTACATGGACTG GATCTTTGGTACCGATAAGGGCTACAGAAGACTGAAGTCTCTTAAAGAAAacagtgacttgaaacaaactTGA
- the LOC108861066 gene encoding protein phosphatase 2C 3 yields MADICYDDEPSWSSRRRRIGVHRCRISPSEMHQAAVEDTEGVYKRNKQEENDIMNCASSPDQGCSEAVESVLLDDVDAGENSSVIAAIPSKETARETEPRRPRYGAASVCGRRREMEDAVAIHPSFVRKQTESSRSKWHYFGVYDGHGCSHVATRCKERLHEIVQEEAALSGGQKEEWKKMMERSFARMDNEVVRWGETVMSANCSCELQTPDCDAVGSTAVVSVVTPEKIVVANCGDSRAVLCRNGKPVPLSTDHKPDRPDELDRIQEAGGRVIYWDGPRVLGVLAMSRAIGDNYLKPYVSSEPEVTVTDRTEEDEFLILASDGLWDVVTNEAACAMVHMYLNKRGGGRGRRRETQDECSDGKEDEKVVVGSSKSGKKGEIADKACTEASVLLTKLALAKHSGDNVSVVVVDLRRRRKRHVA; encoded by the exons ATGGCGGATATTTGTTACGATGACGAACCGTCATGGTCTAGCCGGAGGCGAAGGATCGGAGTCCACCGATGCAGGATATCTCCGTCAGAGATGCATCAGGCGGCGGTGGAAGATACAGAGGGGGTTTATAAGCGTAACAAGCAAGAGGAAAATGATATTATGAACTGTGCATCATCACCTGATCAAGGTTGTTCAGAAGCAGTCGAGAGTGTGCTACTTGATGACGTTGACGCCGGTGAAAATTCATCGGTTATCGCAGCTATTCCGTCTAAGGAAACGGCGAGAGAGACGGAACCGAGGAGGCCTAGATACGGCGCCGCATCAGTGTGCGGTAGAAGAAGAGAGATGGAGGATGCGGTTGCGATCCATCCTTCTTTCGTTCGGAAGCAAACGGAGTCTTCTCGTTCCAAGTGGCACTATTTTGGAGTTTACGATGGTCACGGCTGCTCTCAC GTCGCCACTAGATGTAAAGAGAGGCTTCACGAGATAGTGCAAGAGGAAGCAGCTCTCTCTGGTGGTCAAAAAGAAgaatggaagaagatgatggaacGTAGCTTCGCGCGCATGGACAATGAGGTTGTTCGTTGGGGCGAAACCGTGATGAGCGCTAACTGCAGTTGCGAGCTTCAAACGCCGGATTGCGACGCTGTCGGATCCACAGCTGTTGTCTCCGTCGTTACCCCGGAGAAGATCGTTGTAGCGAACTGCGGCGATTCCAGAGCAGTTCTCTGTCGGAATGGAAAGCCAGTTCCTCTATCCACAGATCATAAG CCGGATCGTCCAGACGAGTTGGATCGGATCCAGGAAGCAGGAGGGAGAGTGATATATTGGGATGGTCCTAGAGTCTTGGGCGTGTTAGCCATGTCACGAGCCATAGGTGATAATTACTTGAAACCATACGTGAGTTCGGAGCCGGAAGTTACTGTGACGGACCGGACCGAAGAAGATGAGTTTCTGATTCTAGCGAGCGACGGATTATGGGACGTGGTGACGAACGAGGCGGCGTGCGCGATGGTGCACATGTATCTTAACAAAAGAGGTGGTGGCCGTGGAAGGCGACGAGAAACTCAGGACGAGTGTAGTGACGGGAAAGAGGATGAGAAGGTGGTGGTGGGGTCGAGCAAGAGCGGGAAGAAAGGAGAGATCGCGGACAAAGCATGCACGGAGGCGTCAGTGTTGTTGACGAAGCTGGCGTTGGCTAAGCATAGTGGCGACAACGTAAGCGTCGTGGTCGTTGatctcagaagaagaagaaaaagacacGTTGCTTGA